tgtgtcatagaagatcacgttgtttctttccagctgatcaaatgccagtttccccagtgaaaagatggcatctttatcccaggaaacatctggtgtatgttctccatcatactttcgtctgctctgctggatctgaaatctgaggaagtgtgtgtacatttgtgtcagagtcttaggagtgtcttcagtatttgactcctgcagtgttttggaggcATCATCAGtctgattgtttttcacaacattatttcttttctcctctaaaatgttctggagaacagtggctgaaatccagcagaagactgggatgtggcacatgataaagagactctttgattgtttaacatgatcaatgatttctttggcctgattctcatccgtgaatctttttctgaagtactcctccttttgtgcatcattgaatcctcgtatctctgtcagccggtcgatacagtcaggaggaatcttactggcagctgctggtctgctggtgatccagatgagagcagaaggaagcagatttcccttgatgaggttcgtcaggagaacatccagagaggctggtgatgaaacatcacaccacgtctcattatccttaaagtttacaggaagacgacattcatccaatccatcaagaatgaacaagactttgaattgatttcttcttgtgaggttcagtccttttgtctctgggaaaaactgagttataaggtccatcaaacttagtttttctttctcctttaagttcatctctctaaatggaagaggaaatatgaagctgatatcttgattttcttttccttcggcccaatccagaacaaacttctgcacagagactgattttccgatgccagcaactccttttgtcagtacagttctgatctgcttgtcttgttcaggtgcttcaaacaaatgtttgcactcaacctgtatctcctgtgattcatgacgtctggaagcaacttcaatctgtctcacctcatgttcagtattgacctgttcactacaaccctgagtgatatagagatctgtgtagatgttcttcagaagtgtagagtctccttgctttgcaattccttcaaacacacattgatacttcttctttaggctacactttagctgatgaatgaagatcagctcatctaaacagaaacaaaaatacagatattttgttTAATCTTATTTTCTCTCTGCATTTATAATTGACTGTCAGACAGATGATCATGAGTCTCTTACCTTCTAAagtatcagcagcttcatcttgcttcatctctctcaggaagtagagcgtgagatcaagagctgcttctttcatactgcatctgttctcattaaagtccttcacaaagtactgcttgtcctctttttgtaatattttcttaaacttttgcagCTCATTCTTCAGAAATGTGATAATTTTGCTTTCAAGAtcctaaagaaataaataataaaatgttgtttagtAAACTATTTGTTTGTTATAAAAGgttaatattattgtaaatgtgttttcCTACCTGGAAGACCTGCAGGAGATTGTCTTTGAAACTCTGAGTCTGGACGCCTGAATCTAATGCCTCATACTGAACTCTATTAGTCAATAAAATTAAGTACTGAATTTTCAGGGACACTTTTAAAGAAACAgtctgaaaatatttatttttaacaaaaacagaaAGCATTAGCTTTTTAACTTCACGCTGTTTAAGTATATGATCTATTCAAGTGCTGAATATCACAGTCTCTCACTGTAATATTTTCTGTCCTTTAAGCAAACAACACAGGGGCTGGTGAATTAATAAAGTTATGTTAGGGCACcaaaattgacaaaatatatacttcacatcaaataattaaaatgttctttgctGATGCTTTCAGCATTTTAATGAAATtctgataaatatttaaacaattatagATTCATGATACATAttcaatgaaatattttctaGCAGTCCATGTGcaacaaaaaataagaaaaacattaaataccTTTTGGTAGATGATGCTTTTTTCTCACTGAAGTCCGGTGGCTCACCTTCTTTTGACCGGTCACTctgcacagacacagagctggacacatgtgatcctgatcttacactaatgacacaaagaacagagaAAACTATAACAGATACTTCAGTctcatttaaagatgttttttttttgtcccgaTTTGGAGTTTGTTTAGTCCAGTTGAACATAACTAGTTCACTAACTCATCAGGTCTGACAGTCAAGTGAAGCGCTGCTTTCTCATCCTTCTCATTTTCTACTTCACTAAAAAACACAGCTGTGTCATACAATTTCTTGTATCTATAGCaatgaatataatgaaaaatgaccTGTGTACAGTAAACGAGTCTGGGAAAGAGACAAATATCTTTTACATTTCCCTTTAAAATGATCCACTAATTTACACTGTAATAGtttgatgtatatttttattaatgttaatgatATCTAGTTTGcccattatttatatttaatacacacTAAATATACAACCCCAAATGTGTAATGCAATAAGCTTTATATGATAAATTATGAGTGCTCTGTTGAAGTCATTTCTACAGGTTCTGAGAGATTAACAGTACAGATAATTCAGAACCATTCAGACATGGTACTCTTTTCTTTACAcagatgtgtttgtttaaagagccagtaagatgaaaattctaaccttcctatcactgtttataagtcctgtacattaggtttaaatccatccaaggttattgtgtcaaaatatcattttaaaatgacctcaattctcagagatccccaaacggttcgtgcggagctgttcaaaagattcagtttccttaaaccccacctttcggtaacatactgtgttctgattggtcaactaacatagtcagttttgattggttgttccgcacacaacttcatggtaaacaatgcgttagcatctttttggggtgaattatgtcttattcctctcatcgagaagcaaacagtaaaataaaaaacttgaacagtctcactgctttttcttctttgtgGGCGCATTCAAgacgcgcgcttcagtttgaatctgaatagagcgttcagcgcagaggcgtggtcacattagatataatgaagggagacgtgaaaaacggacatcgcgttgttttcatatggatttctttatcacagaatatctgttttaggcacttgtttagttttaaagtagacatgtcaagctttctctcatgtatcttcgttgagtattcacggagttacacttcattttaatgacgtgtttgtacatgacgatcagcgcagacaggctgcagacagcacacatactgataagacgctcgagagaaaacaaacacataacttcataatcatacttcgcgttgtgattcggagatgctcgttggtctaaatatagttggtaatgaaccctcttttatggccaaacgctttgaaaatcccgccttgtactcaccgagattagaaaagcagtcatctgtgaaatgttgtgaacacaacaaaagggatttgttgtactgctctgttattgtggtaaaaattaattttagccattggttcttctgatcttcattctttggcagtgaaaataaaacaaacttgcctttacaattaaaaacacactgtctcctcgacatgatgctctcacaccaaccagagcgtctgtgtgggggtggggcaggtcagagcttcgtttctcccaagacggttggcggagattattatgcaaagtgttctagtgacgtacatagagatgggcaaaagatttgaaatctataacgactcgtttcagcgattcagagtcgactccttactttataagccaataactttataaatcgtgtactttttggtttaattactttgcacattgtttacactgatggacagtgTAAACAATACAGACAGTATCAAAACATTAAATACCTTTTGGTAGATGATGCTTTTTTCTCACTGAAGTCCGGTGGCTCACCTTCTTTTGACCGGTCACTctgcacagacacagagctggacacatgtgatcctgatcttacactaatgacacaaagaacagagaAAACTATAACAGATACTTCAGTctcatttaaagatgtttttttttttgtcccgaTTTGGAGTTTGTTTAGTCCAGTTGAACACAAAATAGTTCACTAACTCATCAGGTCTGACAGTCAAGTGAAGCGCTGCTTTCTCATCCTTCTCATTTTCTACTTCACTAAAAAACACAGCTGTGTCATACAATTTCTTGTATCTATAGCaatgaatataatgaaaaatgaccTGTGTACAGTAAACGAGTCTGGGAAAGAGACAAATATCTTTTACATTTCCCTTTAAAATTATCCACTAATTTACACTGTAATAGtttgatgtatatttttattaatgtaaatgatATCTAGTTTGcccattatttacatttaatcgtgtactttttggattaattactttgcacattgtttacactgatggacagcttcattatacactgtaatacaggtaatttttgatttcccatctgtgtggctctttaaagagTATCTTGGAGAAACTAAATTTAATTCATGGCAACAGCAAGAAAAGGACTCCATTACTGATGGGGTTTTATTCCTCACAGAAAGTGTTTAAAacagtcttacctctgtttctgtgagagactcatctttcctctcttctctgacagactgcagaTGAACAGACTGGTTCATGAAAACAATTGAATGCTCATCATGACCTGGAAGCAACAATATGTTACTAAGATGAATAATATGGCAATTCAGATGATGAATGTTGAGCCTACAAATAAAAAAGGGGCTTCAAACTAATCTTATTACTATGCAAGTCATATGCATTATGTGGtcacactttataataaggttccaTTTTTTACATTACTGAACATGAACTAACAAGAAAAAATTTGTAAAGCTTTTATTAATCcctgttaatattaatatcaacatttactaatgcattattaaaatacaaatttgtataggaatattaattaatagacctgagctaacatgagctaacaatgaacagttgtattttctATTAAGTACCTCGGGAATAAGtgttaaatcattttattgtcAGAAAATATTGCTAAGTTAAATAGGATGTCAGAAATAGATTAAGAGCTTTAACACAAGTTGAACACTGGTGGAGGTTTGAGACGTGTTTTTCTCCTCTTAAAACACCCGGTGGAGATGAACGTCTCTCTGCAGCAAGCAGACGCACAAACTGCTGCAAACTGAACTGAACATTCGGTGTCGAATCCTGTAGTTTTAAACTCATGCTGTGTTCGAAATGCCTCACTAtcatactactcttactatttctgcagtatctAGTATGTATACAGTGAATAGTATGCAGTCTTTCCGCACTCATGAAATACACGGATGACCTACTATATTTGTCAGAATCTGCTGAATATAACTCATGTTCCCTGAAATCAGTGCTGAAGCTGGGTTCAGAATGACATACTACCGCACATCTCCTACTATACTGCAGTGTGCTGTGTGTATACTGAGAATAGTGAGAGAATTCTCAGAATGCATAGAGCTCCTGGATTACctgctacatttacatttttgcagaAATTTTATGTATGCATCTGAAGACACTGCATGGGATACTGTTTCCCACAATGCAACACGTTTCAACACTTTATACATACTTTAAGTACATATACGTGTTAGTGTAAACCTTCAAAATATTGTTGTGTATCTAAAAACAATATTGTTAGGAGGAGATAAATTATACCTTAATCTCTACGGCACGTTTCTGATTGAGTCAAATGAAGTCAGCTTTATCTCTGTAGTGCTTCTATATCAGGGGTCTTCAACAAGGAGCAGTGACCCTGATACAAAATGTGTCAAGCAGAGCTACATATTAAGCACATAGCCtttgaaataaatagaaatgccATATGTTTGTCCTGTGCTAGTATTACGATGTCAAAAGCAGCTTCAGACTGAAATCACACATTCATGAAGATGTCACTCACTAAACTTTGCAGCATGTAATTCACCATCGGTGCTCTTAGTAGCATGACAAACAATACTCTTATTCAACAGATTATATCTACTATATAACCTCAAAAGTGCAAAACACAGCTTACTTCACAATTATATTAAAACTCTGTCTCTCATCTCAGTACACGATCTCACAGCTTTCCATTAAAATCAGTAAAACTGTTAAAACTGCATTACTCTGCACTGAACAAAACCTCTTAAACACATTGCATTCAAGAGATCATCAAACATGTCAGTGATTggctacatttctcaaaaatgtATCTCCAGAGCTCAAACTCAAAAACACAGTGCAGCATTtgttaaatctgtttattttattacagtatcaGCTTCTAACTTAACAATCCTGTCAAATCACCAACAATAAACTCCAGCGAGCTGCGTAATCCACGTATGAAGAACTGACCCTgatcagaaatgcatttattctcaataaaaattaaggaaatacttgaaaagtggaaataaaatgcctcattaataataaagtgtttattGTAGGTGTAGAG
This DNA window, taken from Carassius auratus strain Wakin chromosome 22, ASM336829v1, whole genome shotgun sequence, encodes the following:
- the LOC113040597 gene encoding NLR family CARD domain-containing protein 3-like yields the protein MADQQPSTHISSQRNRKCLKVVWILLFVHKTCCSLSEKRGKMSLSQKQSVRSGSHVSSSVSVQSDRSKEGEPPDFSEKKASSTKSVRSGSHVSSSVSVQSDRSKEGEPPDFSEKKASSTKRYLMFFLFFSFKDNLLQVFQDLESKIITFLKNELQKFKKILQKEDKQYFVKDFNENRCSMKEAALDLTLYFLREMKQDEAADTLEDELIFIHQLKCSLKKKYQCVFEGIAKQGDSTLLKNIYTDLYITQGCSEQVNTEHEVRQIEVASRRHESQEIQVECKHLFEAPEQDKQIRTVLTKGVAGIGKSVSVQKFVLDWAEGKENQDISFIFPLPFREMNLKEKEKLSLMDLITQFFPETKGLNLTRRNQFKVLFILDGLDECRLPVNFKDNETWCDVSSPASLDVLLTNLIKGNLLPSALIWITSRPAAASKIPPDCIDRLTEIRGFNDAQKEEYFRKRFTDENQAKEIIDHVKQSKSLFIMCHIPVFCWISATVLQNILEEKRNNVVKNNQTDDASKTLQESNTEDTPKTLTQMYTHFLRFQIQQSRRKYDGEHTPDVSWDKDAIFSLGKLAFDQLERNNVIFYDTDLEACGIDVYKASVYSGMCTQIFKEETGITLGTMYCFVHLSIQEFIAALYAHQFLDIKNKYILLGQSKKNMIDLLKTAVDKALGSDNGHLDLFLRFLLGLSLQSNQRLLQGLLTLENRNEQIKKEIVQYIKQKLESNLSPERSINMFYCLNELNDQTLVKDIQTHLSKGSLSSADLSPAQWSALVFVLLTSEEELEEFELQKFKKSDECLIRLSAVIKTSKRALLNDCGLTYKSCPAMASVLGSDTNLKELNMKNNNLQDYGVKMLCTGLKNINCKLQILRLSDCSITEEGYKALSSSLRSNPSHLIELDLTGNDPGESGVKLLSDLLQDPNCQLKTLR